A genome region from Eremothecium gossypii ATCC 10895 chromosome VII, complete sequence includes the following:
- the APC9 gene encoding anaphase promoting complex subunit 9 (Syntenic homolog of Saccharomyces cerevisiae YLR102C (APC9)), protein MQRQFPEEDRLGFEIPQLPPWKSPQMKQHTQQGQQTPLRRPRCILGAPYEPSRASSTGAGQKRDYDYSVFNESRLLTESKIDQYLKSEAATHKRVFHRDRPHDDSYRPDLQPLCCDSSDEEGEPRRAQSARGDRPLVLSIPGIHPEEMYDTRRRPTDLHSDFEDESQLRRYWNWSQLSKTLGPREQHLLNRILQKEIQLQQHFRDVIRRGDGYRRPEGRSDDDAYLELKHFTHMCYEEDNCVFNMDDLIVYMKGQQ, encoded by the coding sequence ATGCAGAGGCAGTTTCCAGAAGAAGACAGGCTGGGCTTCGAAATCCCTCAGCTCCCGCCGTGGAAGAGTCCGCAGATGAAGCAACACACACAACAGGGCCAGCAAAcgccgctgcggcggccgcgctgcATCCTCGGTGCCCCTTATGAACCGAGCAGGGCGTCGTCCACTGGTGCAGGCCAAAAGCGCGACTACGACTACTCCGTGTTCAATGAGAGCAGGCTCCTCACTGAGAGCAAGATAGACCAGTACTTGAAGAGCGAGGCCGCAACGCACAAACGCGTATTCCACCGCGACCGTCCCCACGACGACAGCTACCGCCCCGACTTGCAGCCGCTCTGCTGCGACAGCTCGGACGAGGAGGGAGAGccccggcgcgcgcagagCGCGCGTGGAGACCGCCCGTTGGTGCTCAGCATCCCCGGAATCCATCCAGAAGAGATGTACGAcacgcgccgccgccccacAGACCTCCATAGCGACTTCGAGGACGAGTCGCAGTTGCGCCGCTACTGGAACTGGTCGCAGCTAAGCAAAACGCTAGGTCCGCGCGAACAGCACTTGCTCAACCGCATCCTCCAGAAGGAAATacagctccagcagcatTTCCGCGATGTCATCCGCCGCGGAGACGGCTACCGTAGACCGGAGGGCCgcagcgacgacgacgccTACCTCGAGTTGAAGCATTTCACCCACATGTGTTACGAAGAGGACAATTGCGTATTCAACATGGACGATTTGATCGTATATATGAAGGGCCAGCAGTAG
- the LCL2 gene encoding Lcl2p (Syntenic homolog of Saccharomyces cerevisiae YLR104W (LCL2)) has product MIAHLIVALLAMPVQSFFFDFGGHQAQQQTQQTTSYEDSVLNSDCKGYVCPYTNECSRGPEECSCPFPRSQLRCVLPNKQVVCISKPATNDKKLNDVYDDTAKGPRARNKGVRDCGWVEAAYKGLV; this is encoded by the coding sequence ATGATCGCTCACTTGATTGTGGCACTACTGGCGATGCCAGTGCAGTCATTTTTCTTTGACTTCGGTGGGCACCAGGCACAGCAGCAAACGCAGCAGACTACTAGCTATGAGGACTCGGTCTTGAACAGCGACTGCAAGGGCTATGTGTGTCCATACACAAATGAGTGTTCTCGGGGCCCGGAGGAGTGCTCATGCCCGTTCCCGCGGTCGCAGCTGCGCTGCGTCTTGCCGAACAAGCAAGTCGTGTGCATCTCCAAGCCTGCCACGAATGACAAGAAGCTCAACGACGTCTACGACGACACTGCGAAGGGCCCCCGGGCGCGGAACAAGGGCGTGCGCGACTGCGGCTGGGTCGAAGCGGCGTACAAGGGCCTGGTGTAG
- the MTC5 gene encoding Mtc5p (Syntenic homolog of Saccharomyces cerevisiae YDR128W (MTC5)), with protein MGGYVGNDPCQSPTFGQSLSLRVDGGFNAVSINPSGRDVVLASRTGLYIVDIDDPFSPPRWLQHITSWQVADVQWSPHAAKPYWVVSTSNQKAIVWNLARSSSNAVEHELHGHTRAITDINFHPIHPELLATCSIDTYVHAWDMRCSQRPFYGTSDWSSGASQVKWNFKDANIIASSHASTVFIWDIRKGSVPLYRLNGSGSSVNNIDFNRNNECEIMSSYNDGTIKFWDYGHEPASAQFTINADFPVWRGRYLPFGEGCCVMPLYGGNNSVYLVNNNWKHEDNDEKETKLQPIYVFKGHTDIVKDFLWRSRHSYDSSVDDREFQLVTWSKDCDLRLWPVTQATYDKVNFERNKQLQEKLPNYEYVTYRKEPEKVKAINHQYKVLRETFVTNSGLQNSKNSFNHLDWVSGVKMNQSNSPHDFFSERTLQNLGEEVSQVGHKFKRIIFERISVSTGELVLTLNGPWVDKNPDEYVFLRIEIKFPEQYPAKGNLPIFKVEENTDLTAERKEYLLLRLGDISRKYTDAGKYCLEPCLRFLLGENVNLDILDDEDETEQLLNLDLVDANSEECSSLPSSDDKLDLPDLSGSEDEEISGFQASIAGHSNEFSEAFDSTPVPKGCGAVWTATGSLICFFMTEVDRKPQLVSTYGARSKTSAGLKPTLPSDRTERLYDDQPFTYEKIERPKRYVETLSASSHHHSESIQTDDESDPNESDGSFADDWGDILKNDITLRTKMPIFHTNFNNPICSIRSESGRTVDSKGKPKNVIVIHDFSHLIPDKITLALEYRLMGDTPEALARHNYNVAEKYGVHEIAQCWNLLANLLIDRNSDEIDHCSFDKHVMGARWFVKEIIRYFELTKNIQMLAMIACILVDPGRRSNDSNSHFLPRKHKHTLLFRGEHYKPTAMYSQMHPSNDYIGTPATAYELSHGKSRPNHETSSLPSEEYLTTNARHCSGMKSRSSSVFPYMETNYTQLPDVSIEILDDDILDLPGGRLPPLLDPAQEPKFRSYRRQYAELVYYWGLPLHRVKVLKFNVNENTEPEILRALDQGISGQDDFYKGIHYKWIERSSAITHSCAYCGLQAKKRIFLCGSCQHVLHASCAAEWWENDDECASGCGCNCPYMFSHAP; from the coding sequence ATGGGGGGATATGTTGGTAACGACCCTTGCCAATCTCCAACGTTTGGACAGTCCTTGTCTCTTAGAGTGGATGGGGGCTTCAATGCGGTATCTATTAATCCATCCGGTAGGGACGTTGTTTTAGCTAGTCGAACTGGATTGTACATCGTGGACATAGATGACCCTTTTTCACCACCGCGATGGCTGCAGCATATAACTTCTTGGCAAGTGGCCGACGTCCAATGGTCGCCACACGCGGCCAAGCCTTATTGGGTTGTATCCACATCGAATCAGAAGGCTATTGTCTGGAATCTTGCCAGAAGTTCTTCAAATGCAGTCGAGCATGAACTGCACGGCCATACACGGGCTATAACAGACATTAACTTCCATCCCATACACCCGGAATTGCTTGCGACATGTTCGATAGATACCTATGTGCATGCCTGGGATATGCGTTGCTCACAGCGTCCATTTTACGGAACCAGTGATTGGTCATCCGGCGCTTCACAGGTGAAGTGGAATTTCAAGGATGCCAACATCATTGCATCATCACACGCGAGTACTGTCTTCATCTGGGATATTAGAAAGGGCTCTGTACCACTGTACCGTTTAAACGGAAGCGGAAGCAGCGTGAACAACATAGACTTTAATAGGAACAATGAGTGCGAGATAATGTCGAGCTACAATGACGGGACGATCAAATTTTGGGATTATGGTCACGAACCGGCAAGCGCACAGTTCACCATAAACGCGGATTTTCCGGTTTGGCGAGGTCGTTACTTACCTTTTGGGGAGGGCTGCTGCGTAATGCCGTTATATGGAGGGAATAACTCTGTATATTTGGTCAACAACAATTGGAAACATGAGGATAATGATGAGAAAGAGACCAAGCTACAGCCCATATACGTTTTCAAGGGCCACACAGATATTGTGAAGGATTTTCTTTGGCGTTCGAGGCACTCATATGATAGCTCAGTTGATGATCGTGAGTTTCAGCTAGTGACTTGGTCAAAAGACTGTGATCTTCGGTTATGGCCTGTTACACAAGCAACCTATGACAAAGTGAATTTTGAGCGGAACAAGCAGTTGCAAGAGAAGCTGCCTAATTATGAATACGTCACATACAGGAAAGAGCCGGAAAAGGTGAAGGCTATAAATCATCAGTATAAGGTTTTACGAGAAACGTTTGTTACGAATTCAGGTCTGCAGAATAGCAAAAATAGCTTTAACCATCTAGATTGGGTTTCTGGAGTAAAGATGAATCAATCTAACTCTCCTCATGACTTCTTCTCTGAACGTACCTTACAAAACCTTGGGGAGGAAGTTAGCCAGGTTGGTCATAAATTTAAGAGAATAATATTCGAGCGAATCTCTGTATCTACTGGTGAATTAGTTCTCACTCTAAATGGACCATGGGTCGATAAAAATCCAGACGAATATGTATTCCTACGGATAGAGATTAAGTTTCCCGAGCAATACCCCGCGAAGGGGAACCTTCCTATCTTTAAAGTGGAAGAAAATACCGATTTGACAGCAGAGAGAAAGGAATATTTGCTTTTGAGGCTTGGTGATATCTCCCGTAAGTACACTGATGCAGGGAAATATTGCCTTGAACCATGCTTGCGTTTCTTGCTAGGTGAAAATGTGAATCTGGATATCTTGGATGATGAAGACGAGACAGAGCAGTTGCTGAATCTCGATTTAGTTGATGCTAACAGCGAAGAATGCTCTTCGTTACCATCCTCTGATGACAAGCTGGACTTGCCAGATTTATCAGGCTCCGAAGATGAAGAGATCAGTGGATTTCAGGCAAGCATTGCAGGCCATAGCAATGAGTTTTCGGAAGCTTTCGACAGTACCCCTGTTCCTAAGGGCTGTGGTGCTGTATGGACAGCAACTGGGTCTTTAATATGCTTTTTCATGACGGAGGTTGATAGGAAACCGCAGCTCGTCTCTACTTATGGAGCACGATCGAAAACTTCAGCTGGCCTGAAGCCCACCCTACCCAGTGACAGGACAGAGCGCTTATATGACGACCAACCATTTACTTACGAGAAGATTGAACGTCCAAAGAGGTATGTGGAAACCTTATCCGCTTCCTCTCATCATCATAGTGAGTCGATCCAAACAGATGATGAATCTGACCCGAATGAGAGCGATGGTAGTTTTGCGGATGACTGGGGAGATATTCTGAAGAACGATATTACGCTTCGGACAAAGATGCCTATTTTCCACACCAACTTCAACAACCCGATATGCTCAATACGTAGCGAATCGGGACGGACTGTTGACTCTAAAGGCAAACCCAAAAACGTTATTGTTATCCATGACTTCAGCCATCTAATTCCCGACAAAATCACATTGGCACTTGAATACCGTCTCATGGGAGATACCCCTGAAGCGCTTGCTAGACACAACTATAACGTCGCGGAAAAGTATGGTGTGCATGAGATTGCACAGTGCTGGAACTTACTTGCGAACCTACTTATAGATAGAAACTCTGATGAGATTGACCATTGCAGCTTCGACAAACATGTCATGGGTGCTAGGTGGTTTGTGAAGGAGATAATACGCTATTTTGAACTCACTAAAAACATTCAAATGCTCGCGATGATAGCTTGTATACTGGTAGATCCAGGCCGTCGTAGCAATGATTCGAACTCTCATTTCCTCCCGAGGAAACACAAGCACACCCTTCTTTTCCGAGGCGAGCACTACAAGCCAACGGCCATGTACTCCCAAATGCATCCATCTAACGACTATATCGGGACTCCTGCTACAGCATATGAGTTGTCGCATGGCAAATCGCGGCCCAATCACGAGACATCTTCTCTACCCTCTGAAGAATACCTAACCACAAACGCACGCCACTGCTCAGGCATGAAGTCGCGCTCTTCCAGTGTGTTCCCATATATGGAAACCAACTATACCCAGCTTCCCGATGTTAGCATCGAGATCCTTGATGACGACATCCTTGACCTCCCCGGTGGCAGGCTACCACCGCTACTGGATCCTGCACAGGAGCCCAAGTTTCGCAGTTATCGGAGACAATATGCAGAGCTGGTATACTACTGGGGGCTGCCTCTCCACCGCGTCAAGGTGCTAAAGTTCAATGTCAATGAGAATACCGAGCCGGAAATTCTTCGTGCGCTCGACCAGGGGATCTCCGGACAAGACGATTTTTACAAAGGTATACATTACAAGTGGATCGAGCGATCCTCTGCAATAACACACAGTTGCGCATACTGCGGCTTGCAGGCCAAGAAGCGCATATTCTTGTGCGGGAGTTGCCAGCATGTTCTCCATGCCTCTTGCGCTGCGGAGTGGTGGGAAAATGACGATGAATGTGCTTCAGGATGTGGGTGTAACTGTCCCTATATGTTCTCCCACGCACCATAA
- the CDC45 gene encoding DNA replication initiation factor CDC45 (Syntenic homolog of Saccharomyces cerevisiae YLR103C (CDC45)): MYVSIKGFPEAYEKILARCNALSSCQLVIFVSCLNIDALCATKMLAGLFKRQLVQLQLVPIFGYTELQEHYKQLDENIKNVVLVGCGGMIDLGLFLSLGEEETSRDVYVLDCHRPWNLDNLFGSRVVTCFDDGTVDDGLQAEQDAYYRVAALEQELGDSDDGSEGEPSGGETSEDEEAVPGQKRRLEGGRAERKQRKRELLEAEAVLEAYYTRGTTVSNSLAVQMYSLVSAVGETNMEYLWLTVLGAASLDAAYPHVYQQLQRLLKDEVRRLAPQDKTRTADKLSIDVRPDYLLFLMRHSSLYDSFFYSNYVNARLSLWNENGKKRFHKMLAHMGIPLSTAQEHWLYMDNDIKRQLGVIFDKNLDRYGLQDIVREGFVRTFGYRGSISASEFVEAITALLEAGSMATAHDVEKDAQRDEGTESDPTQLLAQRQKVWVSNFWAAWDALDDDMDLLKRGISHAQALQRAIFSTGVAVLEKRLLKHLRIYRLCVLQDGPYLSLYRNPLTLLRLGNWIIEYCAESDSKHLLPMVLAALDESTDTYIVAGMAPRYPRGMDNLQSSDLLLNNFSVSFQHIARETGAKVRIDNFESSIIEIRKDDLQPFLERLTLSGLL, encoded by the coding sequence ATGTATGTGAGCATTAAAGGATTCCCAGAAGCATATGAGAAGATTCTAGCACGGTGTAATGCGTTGTCGTCGTGCCAGCTCGTAATATTCGTGTCTTGCCTGAACATTGACGCGCTCTGCGCGACAAAGATGCTCGCAGGTCTGTTTAAGCGGCAACTGGTGCAGCTTCAATTGGTGCCGATATTCGGTTATAcggagctgcaggagcacTACAAGCAGCTGGACGAGAATATCAAGAACGTGGTGTTGGTCGGGTGCGGCGGAATGATCGATCTGGGCCTGTTCCTGAGCCTGGGCGAGGAGGAGACGTCGCGGGACGTGTACGTGCTGGACTGCCACCGGCCTTGGAACCTGGACAACTTGTTTGGGTCTCGCGTGGTGACGTGCTTCGACGATGGCACAGTGGACGACGGGCTGCAGGCAGAACAGGACGCGTACTATAGGGTCGCGGCGttggagcaggagctggGCGACTCCGACGACGGATCTGAGGGCGAGCCATCCGGCGGCGAGACCTCGGAAGACGAGGAGGCTGTTCCGGGACAGAAGCGGAGGCTGGAGGGCGGGCGGGCAGAACGCAAGCAGCGCaagcgcgagctgctcgagGCGGAAGCGGTGCTCGAGGCATACTACACGCGCGGCACAACGGTGAGCAATTCGCTAGCGGTGCAGATGTACTCGCTTGTGTCTGCGGTCGGAGAGACCAACATGGAGTATCTGTGGCTCACGGTGCTGGGCGCGGCCTCGCTAGACGCCGCGTATCCCCATGTGTATCAGCAGCTACAGCGGCTGCTGAAGGATGAGGTCCGGCGGTTGGCCCCACAAGACAAGACGCGAACGGCAGACAAGCTGAGCATCGATGTCCGGCCGGACTACCTGCTCTTTCTTATGCGCCACTCCTCGCTATACGACAGCTTCTTCTACTCCAACTACGTGAACGCACGCCTGTCGCTGTGGAATGAGAACGGCAAGAAACGCTTCCACAAAATGCTAGCGCACATGGGCATTCCCCTGAGCACTGCACAGGAGCACTGGCTGTACATGGACAACGATATCAAACGTCAGTTGGGCGTTATTTTTGACAAGAACCTGGACAGGTACGGTTTGCAGGACATCGTGCGGGAGGGGTTTGTGCGCACGTTCGGCTACCGCGGGTCTATCAGCGCATCCGAGTTTGTTGAGGCCATCACCGCTTTGTTGGAGGCCGGGAGCATGGCCACCGCACACGACGTCGAGAAAGATGCGCAGCGAGACGAGGGCACGGAATCGGACCCCACGCAGCTACTTGCACAGCGCCAGAAAGTATGGGTCAGCAACTTTTGGGCAGCGTGGGACGCTCTGGACGACGACATGGACCTGCTGAAGCGCGGTATCTCCCACGCCCAGGCCCTGCAGCGCGCCATCTTCAGCACCGGCGTAGCAGTGCTTGAAAAGCGCCTGCTTAAGCATCTCCGCATATACCGTCTCTGCGTCCTGCAGGATGGGCCATATCTCTCTCTCTACCGGAACCCGCTAACTCTCCTCCGGCTCGGCAACTGGATCATCGAATACTGCGCCGAGTCTGATAGCAAACACCTGCTCCCGATGGTCCTAGCCGCCCTGGACGAGTCCACAGATACATACATCGTTGCAGGCATGGCGCCGCGGTATCCGCGCGGTATGGACAACCTGCAGTCCAGCGACCTCCTCCTCAATAACTTCAGCGTCAGCTTTCAGCACATAGCTAGGGAAACAGGTGCAAAAGTACGTATAGACAACTTTGAAAGTTCCATTATCGAAATCCGCAAAGACGATCTACAACCATTTCTCGAAAGGCTTACGCTCAGCGGGCTCTTGTAG
- the SEN2 gene encoding tRNA splicing endonuclease subunit SEN2 (Syntenic homolog of Saccharomyces cerevisiae YLR105C (SEN2)) — protein MAKRVAGSKRYVHPLPIEPVVLPPLIAHNPLSWVYWVLAYVTSSNQLPRKIPLEVGADGRYTVTGREQMQYLWEHGFFGTGQLSRSEPTWQARTVDRLQLDTEGIAGHKLEQVTQLRRKQRLEFKRERASFERKRLELRRQGVLESEILEQERLWLKQLRDRELQWEASTGDPSPVRAEDAEIIAEDGASVLPIEKLELMPVEALFLTLALPVLHADAPAILARTLGPQPALPQIERLCRLYAAYHHYRSHGWCVRSGIKFGCDFLLYRRGPPFHHAEFSVMVLAPDERHDYTWYSTVARVVGGAQKTLVLAYVARRAAADQLAALWHARRYMEAFALFEVHELVYRRWLPGKNRE, from the coding sequence ATGGCGAAAAGAGTTGCAGGAAGTAAAAGATACGTGCATCCGCTGCCAATAGAGCCCGTGGTTCTGCCACCGCTCATCGCGCACAACCCCCTTTCGTGGGTGTATTGGGTGCTTGCATATGTCACTTCCTCGAACCAGCTGCCACGCAAGATACCGCTGGAGGTAGGTGCGGATGGGCGGTACACGGTGACTGGCCGCGAGCAGATGCAGTACCTCTGGGAACACGGCTTCTTCGGGACGGGCCAGCTTTCCCGCAGCGAGCCCACGTGGCAGGCGCGGACGGTGGATCGCCTGCAGCTGGACACAGAGGGCATCGCCGGACACAAACTGGAGCAGGTCACGCAGCTGAGACGAAAGCAGCGCCTGGAGTTCAAGCGGGAACGTGCATCTTTCGAGCGGAAGCGGCTGGAGCTGCGCCGGCAGGGCGTGCTTGAAAGCGAGATCCTCGAGCAGGAGCGCCTGTGGCTCAAGCAATTGCGGGACCGCGAACTGCAGTGGGAGGCCAGCACCGGCGATCCCTCGCCGGTGCGCGCGGAGGACGCCGAGATCATCGCCGAGGACGGTGCCAGCGTGCTGCCGATCGAGAAGCTGGAGCTCATGCCTGTCGAGGCGCTCTTCCTTACCCTCGCGCTGCCCGTGCTGCACGCAGATGCGCCCGCGATACTGGCTCGGACGCTGGGCCCGCAACCCGCTCTGCCCCAGATCGAGCGCCTCTGCCGCCTGTACGCCGCATACCATCACTACCGGTCCCATGGGTGGTGCGTCCGCTCAGGCATCAAGTTCGGCTGTGACTTTCTGCTGTACCGCCGCGGCCCTCCGTTCCACCACGCAGAGTTCAGCGTCATGGTGCTGGCGCCTGATGAACGCCATGACTACACGTGGTACTCTACCGTCGCCCGCGTCGTCGGCGGCGCCCAGAAGACGCTTGTGCTCGCCTACgtcgcccgccgcgccgccgccgaccAGCTGGCCGCCCTGTGGCACGCGCGCCGCTACATGGAGGCGTTCGCGCTCTTCGAGGTCCATGAGCTGGTGTACCGCCGCTGGCTTCCGGGCAAGAACAGGGAGTGA
- the ERG27 gene encoding 3-keto-steroid reductase (Syntenic homolog of Saccharomyces cerevisiae YLR100W (ERG27)), with translation MLICHQCLSSRLTYISNLGLNIAYRLIEQFTDDSKLVIVVTSRTLPRVREVVDLIKTYAEKCGKSGAVDFDYLLVDFTDMVSVLGAAYELEKRYDAIHYFYANAAQGVYSGIDWLGATKAVLRDPLDAVTNPTYKIQRVGVKSRDGLGLVFQANVFGPYYLIRRIIPLLAKGKAKVVWLSSLMSDVKYLSLEDVELLRTDSSYEGSKRLVDLLHLATYKELKSLGIHQYVTHPGIFTSHSFYQYLNFFTYYGMLFLFYLARWLGSPWHNIQGYKGANAPIYVATLANPTFEHQALKYGSATYRDGMEYIAKHEIDPTGMHDAYKYIRDLAEEWDIKLKDQITIGRSLS, from the coding sequence ATGTTAATATGCCATCAGTGTCTGAGCTCACGACTGACATATATTAGCAATCTTGGCCTGAATATCGCATACAGGTTGATTGAGCAGTTTACTGATGACAGCAAGTTGGTTATCGTGGTAACATCGCGTACGCTGCCAAGAGTAAGGGAGGTGGTAGACCTAATCAAAACATACGCCGAGAAATGTGGCAAGTCTGGAGCAGTAGATTTCGACTACCTGCTGGTGGATTTCACCGACATGGTTAGTGTGCTGGGCGCGGCATACGAATTAGAAAAACGATATGACGCTATACATTACTTCTACGCTAACGCTGCGCAGGGTGTGTATTCCGGAATTGACTGGCTGGGTGCCACCAAGGCTGTTTTACGGGATCCTTTGGATGCTGTGACTAATCCCACGTATAAGATCCAGCGGGTGGGAGTCAAGTCCAGGGATGGGCTAGGGCTAGTATTTCAAGCCAATGTCTTTGGTCCGTACTATTTGATTAGAAGGATCATCCCGCTCTTAGCTAAAGGCAAGGCGAAGGTTGTGTGGCTTTCTTCGCTGATGTCGGATGTGAAGTATCTATCGCTGGAAGATGTCGAGCTCTTGAGAACGGACAGTTCGTACGAGGGGTCGAAGAGACTGGTTGACCTTCTACACTTGGCCACTTACAAAGAGTTGAAATCTCTGGGTATTCATCAGTATGTTACACACCCTGGCATATTTACTAGTCACTCCTTCTACCAATATTTGAACTTCTTCACCTATTATGGCATGCTGTTCTTGTTTTACCTAGCTCGGTGGCTCGGCTCACCATGGCATAACATTCAGGGTTACAAGGGTGCTAATGCACCAATATACGTTGCTACACTTGCAAATCCTACGTTTGAACACCAGGCTTTGAAGTACGGCTCTGCAACGTATAGAGATGGGATGGAATACATTGCCAAACACGAAATTGATCCTACCGGGATGCACGACGCATACAAGTATATCAGGGACCTTGCCGAGGAATGGGACATAAAATTGAAGGACCAGATCACAATTGGTCGTTCCTTATCATAG
- the SAC6 gene encoding fimbrin (Syntenic homolog of Saccharomyces cerevisiae YDR129C (SAC6)): MNVLKLQKKFPELGQEDLFQIIEQFRNIDVEDNGYVEKTDVLESIAKQGAATYDEARTALKRVDVDASGRVELDDYVELVAKLRELKQQPKAAATRSAGSEVSSLTGSMQQSRIVVEGKTTGTTHTINEEERREFTKHINSVLAGDPDIGDRLPFPTDTFQMFDDCRDGLVLSKLINDSVPDTIDTRVLNWPKNGKPLNNFTASENANIVINSAKAIGCIVVNVHSEDIIEGKEHLILGLIWQIIRRGLLSKIDIKLHPELYRLLEDDETLEQFLRLPPEKILLRWFNYHLQNAGWHRRVGNFSKDVADAENYTILLNQLAPDLCSKAPLQTSDLLQRAEEVLVNAEKLECRKYLTPKALVAGNPKLNLAFVAHLFNTHPGLEPIDESEKPEIEEFDAEGEREARVFTLWLNSLDVNPPVVSLFEDLKDGLVLLQAYDKVIPGALNSKRINQKPSNGVELSRFKSLENTNYAVDLGKSKGFSLVGIEGSDIVDGNRLLTLGLVWQLMRRNIVNTMSSLASSGRDMSDAQILKWAQGQVAKGGKSSRIMSFQDASLSNAHFLLDVLNGLAPGYVDYDLVTPGRTEEEKYANAKLAISIARKLGALIWLVPEDINEVRPRLILTFVASLMALQK, translated from the coding sequence ATGAACGTTTTAAAGCTGCAGAAGAAGTTCCCAGAGCTTGGGCAGGAGGATTTGTTTCAGATAATTGAGCAGTTTAGGAATATTGACGTTGAAGACAACGGATACGTTGAAAAGACAGATGTGTTGGAGTCAATCGCCAAGCAGGGTGCGGCCACGTACGATGAGGCGCGGACAGCTTTGAAGCGTGTCGACGTGGATGCGTCTGGGAGAGTGGAACTGGATGATTATGTGGAGCTGGTGGCGAAGTTGAGGGAGCTAAAGCAGCAGCCGAAAGCCGCTGCAACACGGTCCGCTGGAAGCGAGGTGTCATCGCTCACGGGCAGTATGCAGCAGAGCCGGATTGTGGTGGAGGGCAAGACGACCGGGACCACGCACACGATCAACGAGGAAGAGCGGCGGGAATTCACGAAGCACATCAACAGCGTGCTTGCAGGGGACCCCGACATCGGGGACAGACTGCCTTTTCCCACGGATACCTTCCAGATGTTTGACGACTGCCGCGATGGGCTGGTGCTCTCGAAGCTGATCAACGATTCCGTGCCGGATACGATCGACACCAGAGTGCTCAACTGGCCGAAGAACGGAAAGCCGCTCAACAACTTCACTGCTTCGGAAAATGCCAACATCGTGATCAATTCTGCAAAGGCCATCGGTTGCATAGTTGTCAACGTCCACTCAGAGGATATTATTGAGGGGAAGGAGCATTTGATCTTGGGTCTTATCTGGCAGATCATCAGACGGGGCTTGTTAAGCAAGATAGACATCAAGCTGCACCCAGAGCTCTACCGTCTATTGGAAGATGACGAGACTCTCGAACAGTTCTTGAGGCTTCCTCCAGAGAAGATTCTACTACGTTGGTTCAACTACCATTTGCAGAATGCAGGCTGGCACCGCCGGGTGGGAAACTTTTCCAAGGATGTCGCCGATGCGGAAAACTATACCATTCTTTTGAATCAGTTGGCTCCTGATTTGTGCTCTAAAGCACCTCTGCAGACATCAGACCTTTTGCAGAGAGCTGAGGAAGTCCTTGTGAATGCTGAGAAGCTGGAATGTAGGAAGTACTTGACCCCTAAAGCGCTCGTGGCCGGTAATCCAAAGTTGAACTTGGCTTTTGTTGCTCACCTATTTAACACGCACCCAGGTTTGGAGCCCATTGATGAGAGCGAGAAGCCTGAGATTGAGGAGTTTGATGCTGAAGGTGAAAGAGAGGCCCGTGTTTTCACTTTGTGGTTGAACTCATTAGATGTCAACCCGCCAGTAGTGTCACTTTTCGAAGACTTGAAGGACGGCCTTGTCTTGCTCCAGGCATATGATAAGGTAATTCCAGGGGCTCTAAATTCAAAGAGAATCAACCAGAAGCCAAGCAATGGTGTTGAACTTTCAAGATTCAAATCGCTGGAGAATACCAACTACGCTGTTGATCTAGGGAAATCTAAAGGTTTTTCTCTGGTGGGCATAGAGGGTTCCGATATTGTGGATGGCAACAGGCTGTTGACCTTAGGTCTAGTCTGGCAGTTGATGCGCAGAAACATTGTCAACACAATGTCCTCACTAGCTTCGTCTGGTAGAGATATGTCAGATGCTCAGATTCTAAAGTGGGCGCAAGGCCAAGTTGCCAAGGGTGGCAAATCGAGCAGGATTATGTCTTTCCAGGATGCTTCGTTGAGCAATGCCCATTTCCTATTGGATGTATTGAACGGATTAGCTCCAGGATATGTGGATTATGACTTGGTTACTCCCGGCCGTACAGAGGAAGAGAAGTATGCAAACGCTAAATTGGCAATTTCTATCGCGAGAAAACTTGGTGCTTTAATCTGGTTGGTTCCTGAAGATATCAATGAAGTCCGCCCGAGGTTGATTTTGACATTCGTTGCGTCTCTAATGGCTCTCCAGAAGTAA